Proteins encoded together in one Variovorax paradoxus EPS window:
- a CDS encoding winged helix DNA-binding domain-containing protein encodes MPVVLSQRALNRATLARQMLLERRKATVVQAIEKLAGLQAQAPNPPYIGLWSRLEGFRREQLTDALKKRRIVRMSTLRATLHLMAASDALAWRPLLEPVHQRGLSGEHSRALEGIDRAAVVKAGKALLDEGPLTGTELGQGLAAHWKDRAPASLAALIRNNVPLVHLPPAGSWGSHQNPRLQPIGQWLGESAADVAPATQDDLLLRYLAAFGPATLADAGAWSGLTGWKAVAERLRPQLRVFIGEEGQELFDLPRAPRPDPDTPAPPRLVAEWDNLLLSHADRSRVLSEAHRARVFTVNGIVRGTVLLDGFVAGTWKIERAKNTATAVLEPFTRWSKADRLGIQEEAMRLLAFAADAEGEGEQHDVRVL; translated from the coding sequence ATGCCCGTGGTGCTGAGCCAGCGCGCACTGAACCGAGCCACGCTGGCGCGGCAGATGCTGCTGGAGCGGCGAAAGGCGACGGTCGTGCAGGCCATCGAGAAGCTGGCGGGGCTGCAGGCGCAGGCGCCGAACCCGCCGTACATCGGCCTCTGGAGCCGGCTCGAAGGCTTTCGCCGCGAGCAACTCACCGACGCGTTGAAGAAGCGCCGCATCGTGCGCATGTCGACGTTGCGCGCGACCCTGCACCTGATGGCCGCATCGGATGCGCTGGCATGGCGGCCGCTGCTTGAGCCGGTGCATCAGCGTGGCCTGTCGGGCGAGCATTCGCGGGCGCTCGAAGGCATCGACCGCGCGGCCGTGGTGAAGGCCGGCAAAGCACTGCTCGATGAAGGCCCGCTCACCGGCACCGAACTCGGGCAAGGGCTCGCGGCGCACTGGAAGGACCGGGCGCCTGCCTCGCTCGCCGCACTCATCCGCAACAACGTGCCGCTGGTGCACCTGCCGCCCGCGGGCAGTTGGGGCTCGCACCAGAACCCACGGCTGCAGCCCATTGGCCAGTGGCTCGGCGAATCCGCCGCCGATGTCGCCCCCGCCACCCAGGACGACCTGCTGCTGCGCTACCTGGCCGCCTTCGGCCCCGCCACGCTCGCCGATGCCGGCGCGTGGTCGGGCCTCACCGGCTGGAAGGCCGTGGCCGAGCGCCTGCGTCCGCAACTGCGCGTGTTCATTGGTGAAGAGGGCCAGGAATTGTTCGACCTGCCACGCGCACCGCGTCCCGACCCCGACACGCCCGCACCGCCGCGCCTCGTCGCCGAATGGGACAACCTGCTGCTCTCGCACGCCGACCGCAGCCGTGTGCTGAGCGAGGCCCACCGTGCCCGCGTGTTCACCGTCAACGGCATCGTGCGCGGCACGGTGCTCCTCGACGGCTTCGTGGCGGGCACCTGGAAGATCGAGCGGGCGAAGAACACGGCCACTGCGGTGCTTGAGCCTTTCACGCGCTGGTCGAAGGCCGACCGGCTCGGCATACAGGAAGAAGCGATGCGCCTGCTGGCCTTTGCCGCGGACGCCGAGGGCGAAGGCGAGCAGCACGACGTTCGCGTGCTGTGA
- a CDS encoding pseudouridine synthase, translating into MTEPSTSPNAPVRLNKRMAELKMCSRREADEWIANGWVKVNGKPAEMGVKVTPSDRIEIDKAAKGQQANQVTILINKPIGYVSGQAEDGHEPAVTLFTPQNRWAEDNARFFFSPQQLRGLAPCGRLDIDSIGLLVMTQDGRVARQLIGEDSVMEKEYLVRVAYYGPGQSAPTGQLIRMDDDDPVTQNVQAVFPPAMLARLRHGLSLDGQQLKPARVEWQNPEQLRFVLTEGKKRQIRRMCELVGLKVVGLKRVRIGKVMLGNLPVGQWRYLGPHEKF; encoded by the coding sequence ATGACCGAGCCCTCCACCTCCCCCAACGCCCCCGTGCGCCTGAACAAGCGCATGGCCGAACTCAAGATGTGCTCGCGCCGCGAGGCCGACGAGTGGATCGCCAATGGCTGGGTGAAGGTGAACGGCAAGCCGGCCGAGATGGGCGTGAAGGTCACGCCGTCGGACCGCATCGAGATCGACAAGGCCGCCAAGGGCCAGCAGGCGAACCAGGTCACCATCCTCATCAACAAGCCCATCGGCTATGTGAGCGGGCAGGCCGAAGACGGCCATGAGCCGGCGGTCACGCTGTTCACGCCGCAGAACCGCTGGGCCGAGGACAACGCCCGCTTCTTCTTCAGCCCGCAGCAACTGCGCGGCCTCGCACCCTGCGGGCGCCTCGACATCGACTCCATCGGCCTGCTGGTGATGACGCAGGACGGCCGCGTCGCGCGCCAGTTGATCGGCGAAGACTCGGTGATGGAAAAGGAATACCTGGTGCGCGTGGCCTATTACGGCCCGGGCCAGTCCGCGCCCACGGGGCAGCTCATCCGCATGGACGACGACGATCCGGTCACGCAGAACGTGCAGGCGGTCTTTCCGCCGGCAATGCTCGCGAGGCTGCGGCATGGCCTCAGCCTCGACGGCCAGCAGCTCAAGCCGGCGCGGGTCGAGTGGCAGAACCCCGAGCAACTGCGCTTCGTGCTTACCGAAGGCAAGAAGCGCCAGATCCGCCGCATGTGCGAGCTGGTGGGCCTCAAGGTGGTGGGCCTCAAGCGCGTGCGCATCGGCAAGGTGATGCTCGGCAACCTGCCGGTGGGCCAGTGGCGCTACCTCGGGCCGCACGAGAAGTTCTGA
- a CDS encoding bifunctional nicotinamide-nucleotide adenylyltransferase/Nudix hydroxylase: MSTRKFQYAIVIGRFQPVHFGHQRLIEEGLRAADRVIVVVGSDRKPRSVKNPFTFDERERMVRACLRGTEQMRVSVVGVGDSPYNDQIWIASIQSAVDRLIQQDGHAPADAKVALVGHLKDASSYYLKLFPHWEFVGQHSVESLNATDVRSLYFDPENRGQLARADLPDGTAAFLDKFTGTADYAELCEERAFLVDYRDKYRYAGSAFPPIYTTVDAIVVEAGHILLVQRKFHPGKGTWALPGGFVGQHERLQEAAIRELKEETRLKVPVPVLNGSMKASHVFDAPDRSQRGRTITHGFFFELAHNQWTGLSDVRADDDAAEVRWVPIAEFLGMQDRIYEDHYFIANHFLGGLGKN, from the coding sequence GTGAGCACACGCAAGTTCCAGTACGCCATCGTCATCGGGCGTTTCCAGCCCGTTCATTTCGGTCACCAGCGACTCATCGAAGAAGGCCTTCGCGCCGCCGATCGGGTCATCGTGGTGGTCGGCTCCGACCGCAAGCCCCGGAGCGTCAAGAACCCCTTCACCTTCGACGAACGCGAACGCATGGTGCGCGCCTGTTTGCGCGGCACGGAGCAGATGCGCGTGAGCGTCGTCGGCGTGGGCGACTCGCCCTACAACGACCAGATCTGGATCGCATCGATCCAGTCGGCCGTCGACCGGTTGATCCAGCAAGACGGCCACGCACCCGCCGACGCCAAGGTCGCGTTGGTGGGCCACCTGAAGGACGCCTCGAGCTACTACCTCAAGCTCTTCCCGCACTGGGAGTTCGTCGGCCAGCACAGCGTGGAAAGCCTGAACGCCACCGATGTGCGCAGCCTCTACTTCGACCCCGAGAACCGCGGCCAGCTCGCACGCGCCGACCTGCCCGACGGCACCGCGGCCTTTCTCGACAAGTTCACCGGCACCGCCGACTACGCCGAGCTCTGCGAGGAGCGCGCCTTCCTCGTCGACTACCGCGACAAGTACCGCTATGCGGGCAGCGCCTTTCCGCCGATCTACACCACGGTCGATGCCATCGTGGTCGAGGCAGGCCACATCCTGCTGGTGCAGCGCAAGTTCCACCCTGGCAAGGGCACCTGGGCACTGCCCGGCGGCTTCGTGGGCCAGCACGAGCGGCTGCAGGAAGCGGCCATCCGCGAGCTGAAGGAAGAAACGCGCCTGAAGGTGCCCGTGCCCGTGCTCAACGGCAGCATGAAGGCGAGCCACGTGTTCGATGCGCCCGACCGCTCGCAGCGCGGCCGCACGATCACGCACGGCTTCTTCTTCGAGCTGGCGCACAACCAGTGGACGGGGCTTTCAGACGTGCGCGCCGACGACGACGCGGCCGAGGTGCGCTGGGTGCCGATCGCCGAATTCCTCGGCATGCAGGACCGCATCTACGAAGACCACTACTTCATCGCGAATCATTTTTTGGGTGGCCTGGGCAAGAACTGA
- a CDS encoding nicotinate phosphoribosyltransferase — MNRNLTSSPISTRLGNNLLLRTDSYKVSHWMQYPPGTQTVHSYIESRGGIFSHSLFFGLQAYLREYLQTPVTLADVDEAAALMAVHGEPFNREGWLRLIEKHGGFMPVRIRAVPEGSVLPVHNVLATIENTDPEFFWVTSFLETELLRAIWYPTTVATLSAAARTTLLRYLEATCDDPQGQIAFRLHDFGARGVSSLESAALGGMAHLVNFMGTDTLAALVAARRYYDCDVAGFSIPAAEHSTITGWGRDHESDAYSNMLDQFGKPGATFAVVSDSYDIFNACARIWGGELKAKVVASGATLVVRPDSGDPAETTLKVAQILADRFGTTTNAKGFRVLNNVRIIQGDGVNLDSLRLCLSNFFHNGFSTENISFGMGGGLLQQVNRDTMQWAMKCSAMQVNGEWRDVYKSPVGDVSKASKKGRLALVRNARGEVQTLREEALADGQVDLLQTVFENGRIVASTTFDAIRERAAVGVNQFVTSRAPL, encoded by the coding sequence ATGAACCGCAACCTCACCTCTTCGCCTATTTCCACACGTTTGGGCAATAACCTCCTGCTGCGCACCGACTCCTACAAGGTGTCGCACTGGATGCAATATCCGCCCGGCACGCAGACGGTCCACAGCTACATCGAGTCGCGCGGCGGCATCTTCAGCCACTCGCTCTTCTTCGGCCTTCAGGCCTATCTGCGCGAATACCTGCAGACGCCGGTGACGCTCGCCGATGTCGACGAAGCCGCGGCGCTGATGGCCGTGCATGGCGAGCCCTTCAACCGCGAAGGATGGCTGCGGCTGATCGAGAAGCACGGCGGGTTCATGCCGGTGCGCATTCGCGCGGTGCCCGAGGGCAGCGTGCTGCCGGTGCACAACGTGCTCGCGACCATCGAGAACACGGACCCCGAATTCTTCTGGGTCACGAGCTTTCTCGAAACCGAATTGCTGCGCGCGATCTGGTATCCGACCACGGTGGCCACGCTCTCTGCGGCTGCGCGCACGACGCTGCTTCGATACCTAGAGGCAACCTGTGATGACCCTCAAGGCCAGATCGCCTTCAGGCTGCACGACTTCGGCGCGCGCGGCGTGTCGAGCCTCGAATCGGCGGCGCTCGGCGGCATGGCGCACCTGGTCAACTTCATGGGCACCGACACGCTGGCCGCACTGGTCGCGGCGCGCCGCTACTACGACTGCGACGTGGCGGGCTTCTCGATTCCGGCAGCCGAGCACAGCACCATCACGGGCTGGGGCCGCGACCACGAGTCCGATGCCTACAGCAACATGCTCGACCAGTTCGGCAAGCCCGGCGCGACCTTCGCGGTGGTGAGCGACAGCTACGACATCTTCAATGCCTGCGCCCGCATCTGGGGCGGCGAGCTCAAGGCGAAGGTGGTGGCCTCGGGCGCGACGCTGGTGGTGCGGCCCGACTCGGGCGACCCGGCCGAGACCACGCTCAAGGTGGCGCAGATCCTGGCCGACCGTTTCGGCACCACGACCAATGCCAAGGGATTTCGCGTGCTGAACAACGTGCGGATCATCCAGGGCGACGGCGTCAACCTCGACTCGCTGCGGCTGTGTCTGTCGAACTTCTTCCACAACGGTTTCTCGACGGAGAACATCTCCTTCGGCATGGGCGGCGGGCTGCTGCAGCAGGTCAATCGCGACACCATGCAGTGGGCGATGAAGTGCTCGGCCATGCAGGTGAACGGCGAGTGGCGCGATGTCTACAAGTCGCCGGTGGGCGATGTGAGCAAGGCGTCGAAGAAGGGGCGGCTCGCGCTGGTTCGGAATGCACGCGGCGAAGTGCAGACCTTGCGCGAAGAAGCGCTTGCGGATGGGCAGGTCGATCTGCTGCAGACGGTGTTCGAGAACGGGCGCATCGTTGCGAGCACCACGTTCGATGCGATCCGTGAGCGGGCGGCTGTGGGGGTCAATCAGTTTGTCACTTCGCGGGCGCCGCTTTGA
- a CDS encoding MGDG synthase family glycosyltransferase, with product MTKLLILSVSAGNGHVRAAQALAATAQSLAPPCTAVHTDAMAHVAGGFRKVYTDWYIQLVNRAPELWSYLHQRTDTTPHHAPSQRLRRGIERLSTGALVREIRREKPDAVICTHFLPAELLMRERNRGRIDYPVWLQITDYDLHNMWLVPGMAGYLAATEEVAFRLRARGIPADRIHVTGIPVMPAFSEPDVPVLARNTCAAELGLDPSRPVLLMASGGAGVGDLASMVERVLGLGGEGNFQVIAVAGRNVEAHGKLQALAARHPGRVVAVGFTNEMHKMMAAADLVVTKPGGLTVSECLALGKPMLLISPIPGQEEHNAGFLMEEGAAWLAYDAIGLDYKVARLMADPAKLANMAARSRALGKPQAARAVLQHVLGAVA from the coding sequence ATGACCAAACTCCTGATCCTCAGCGTGAGCGCCGGCAACGGCCACGTGCGTGCAGCACAGGCGCTCGCCGCCACCGCCCAGTCCCTCGCCCCGCCCTGCACGGCGGTCCACACCGACGCCATGGCCCATGTGGCCGGGGGCTTTCGCAAGGTCTACACCGACTGGTACATCCAGCTCGTGAACCGCGCGCCCGAGCTGTGGTCGTACCTGCACCAGCGCACCGACACGACGCCGCATCACGCGCCCTCGCAGCGTCTGCGCCGGGGCATCGAGCGGTTGAGCACCGGCGCGCTGGTGCGCGAGATCCGGCGCGAGAAGCCCGATGCGGTGATCTGCACGCACTTCCTGCCCGCAGAGCTCTTGATGCGCGAACGCAACCGCGGGCGCATCGACTACCCGGTGTGGCTGCAGATCACCGACTACGACCTGCACAACATGTGGCTCGTACCTGGCATGGCCGGTTACCTGGCCGCGACGGAAGAGGTCGCCTTTCGCCTGCGCGCACGCGGCATTCCCGCGGACCGCATCCACGTGACGGGCATTCCCGTGATGCCGGCGTTCTCCGAGCCCGACGTGCCGGTGCTCGCGCGCAACACCTGCGCCGCGGAACTCGGGCTCGATCCGTCGCGGCCTGTGTTGCTGATGGCATCCGGCGGCGCCGGTGTGGGCGACCTCGCGAGCATGGTCGAGCGCGTGCTCGGCCTGGGCGGTGAAGGCAATTTCCAGGTCATTGCGGTCGCGGGCCGCAACGTCGAGGCGCACGGCAAGCTGCAAGCGCTGGCGGCGCGCCATCCGGGCCGCGTGGTGGCCGTGGGCTTCACCAATGAAATGCACAAGATGATGGCTGCGGCCGACCTTGTCGTAACCAAACCCGGCGGCCTCACCGTGTCCGAGTGCCTCGCGCTCGGCAAGCCGATGCTGCTCATCTCGCCGATTCCCGGACAGGAAGAACACAACGCCGGCTTCCTGATGGAGGAAGGCGCCGCCTGGCTCGCCTACGACGCCATCGGCCTCGACTACAAGGTGGCGCGCCTTATGGCCGACCCCGCCAAGCTCGCGAACATGGCCGCGCGCAGCCGGGCGCTCGGCAAGCCGCAGGCCGCGCGAGCCGTGCTGCAGCACGTGCTGGGTGCCGTAGCGTGA
- a CDS encoding dual specificity protein phosphatase family protein, giving the protein MTATKLDDLRPGHWADPLDELQVENLHRITPTLYRSAQPRRANVAALQSLGIRTIVSLRSFNDDRKVFAGSGIRLVRVPINTWSIDDAKVLRALVAIREAEKQGPVLIHCMHGADRTGVVAAVYRMAVQGWDKESARHEMLRGGYGYHTLWRNIPRYIERLDPLKMGHALAHAPVIPVVS; this is encoded by the coding sequence ATGACGGCAACGAAGCTCGACGACCTGCGCCCCGGCCACTGGGCCGATCCGCTGGACGAACTGCAGGTCGAGAACCTGCACCGCATCACGCCCACGCTGTACCGCAGCGCGCAGCCGCGGCGCGCGAACGTGGCGGCGCTGCAGTCGCTGGGCATCCGCACCATCGTGAGCCTGCGGTCGTTCAACGACGACAGGAAGGTGTTCGCGGGCAGCGGCATCCGGCTGGTGCGCGTGCCGATCAACACCTGGTCCATCGACGATGCGAAGGTGCTGCGCGCGCTGGTCGCCATTCGCGAGGCCGAGAAGCAAGGGCCGGTGCTCATCCATTGCATGCACGGCGCCGATCGCACGGGCGTGGTGGCGGCGGTCTACCGCATGGCGGTGCAGGGCTGGGACAAGGAGAGCGCGCGCCACGAGATGCTGCGCGGCGGCTACGGTTATCACACGCTGTGGCGCAACATTCCGCGCTACATCGAGCGGCTCGATCCGCTCAAGATGGGCCATGCGCTGGCCCATGCCCCGGTGATTCCGGTGGTGTCCTGA
- a CDS encoding zinc-binding dehydrogenase — translation MALQLRSLVRSNGELELSLHDEPIPEPKPDEVIVRVEASPLNPSDLGLLFGAADMSTAKVSGTADRPVVTAIVPERARPSMAGRLDQSMPVGNEGAGVVVKAGSSPAAQALLGKTVAAIGGAMYSQYRVFPAAQCLELPAGTTPAEGASCFVNPLTSLSMVETMRLEGHKALVHTAAASNLGQMLNKICQKDGIDLVNIVRKPEQEALLRGIGAKYVCNATSPTFLEDLTQALVDTGATLAFDATGGGKLAGQILGCMEAALNRTAKEYSRYGSTTHKQVYIYGGLDRSPTEFVRNFGMAWGMGGWLLFPFLQKLGAEGTQRLKARVVAELKTTFASHYTREISLLEALRLDAIGVYGKQATGEKFLLNPNKGMAA, via the coding sequence ATGGCACTCCAACTCCGTTCCCTCGTCCGCTCTAACGGCGAACTCGAACTCTCGCTGCACGACGAACCGATCCCCGAACCCAAGCCCGATGAAGTGATCGTGCGCGTCGAGGCCTCGCCGCTGAATCCGTCGGACCTGGGCCTTTTGTTCGGCGCGGCCGACATGAGCACCGCGAAGGTGTCGGGCACTGCGGATCGTCCCGTCGTCACCGCCATCGTTCCCGAACGCGCACGGCCTTCGATGGCGGGGCGCCTGGACCAATCGATGCCGGTCGGCAACGAAGGCGCTGGCGTCGTGGTCAAGGCCGGTTCGTCGCCCGCTGCGCAGGCACTGCTCGGCAAGACCGTCGCAGCCATTGGCGGCGCGATGTACTCGCAGTACCGCGTCTTCCCCGCCGCGCAGTGCCTCGAACTGCCAGCGGGCACGACACCGGCCGAAGGCGCTTCATGCTTCGTCAACCCGCTCACATCGTTGAGCATGGTCGAGACAATGCGGCTCGAAGGCCACAAGGCCCTGGTGCATACGGCCGCCGCATCGAACCTCGGGCAGATGCTCAACAAGATCTGCCAGAAGGACGGCATCGACCTCGTCAACATCGTGCGCAAGCCCGAGCAGGAGGCGCTCTTGCGCGGCATCGGCGCGAAGTACGTGTGCAATGCAACTTCGCCGACCTTTCTCGAAGACCTGACGCAAGCGCTGGTCGACACAGGCGCGACGCTCGCCTTCGACGCCACGGGCGGCGGCAAGCTCGCGGGCCAGATCCTCGGCTGCATGGAAGCGGCGCTGAACCGCACCGCCAAGGAATACAGCCGCTACGGCTCGACCACGCACAAGCAGGTCTACATCTACGGCGGCCTGGACCGCAGCCCGACCGAGTTCGTGCGCAACTTCGGCATGGCGTGGGGCATGGGCGGGTGGCTGCTGTTTCCGTTCCTGCAGAAGCTCGGCGCCGAAGGCACGCAGCGGCTGAAGGCGCGCGTGGTCGCCGAATTGAAGACGACGTTCGCGAGCCACTACACGCGGGAGATTTCGCTGCTCGAAGCGCTTCGGCTCGATGCGATCGGGGTGTATGGGAAGCAGGCGACGGGGGAGAAGTTCTTGCTGAACCCGAACAAGGGCATGGCGGCTTGA
- the fusA gene encoding elongation factor G: MNPKLRNIRNIGIIAHVDAGKTTTTERILFYAGESHHIGDVSRGTARMDFEPQEQTRGITISSAAITVHWNATQINLIDTPGHIDFNIEVNRSLRVLDGAVVVFDGVSGVEPQTETNWRLADKYRVPRIAFVNKLDRLGADFLRVVAMMEERLGVTAVAVQLPIGSEGDFRGVIDLIGMRALVWDKDDASQPYRVTDVPADALALALHHRARLVELAVEQDEASMNAYLNGEEPTPEALCACIRKGVLAGAFVPVLAGSAFRNRGVEPLLDAVVDWLPKPGEVEMACDPAAPFAALAFKVVTDDHGAMVFVRVYSGRLRRGDTMLNASTGRSERAARLYEVNADDRIERDELVAGDIAAIVGLKDTLTGHTLCDRNHPVHLEEISVPEPVIHVAIEPKARADQQGLSKALQAMLREDPSLQLRQDAESGQTILSGMGELQLDVSIEKLRAKYGVEVSVGRPQVAYRETISQEVEVNHIHKKQTGGPGQFAELKLRLAPMARGEGIAFESKVVGGAIPREFIPAVEAGIRRAAQSGVAAGYPCVDFVATLVDGSHHERDSSAMAFELAAAAAFREAAAKAGPQVLEPVMAVEVITPADHLGDCIGDLNRRRGIVRGQTMRGNAAVVEAHVPLKEMFGYIGSLRALSSGRAQYSMQFDHYEVAPADEMARLAQS; the protein is encoded by the coding sequence ATGAACCCGAAACTCAGAAACATCCGCAACATCGGCATCATTGCCCACGTCGACGCGGGCAAGACCACCACCACCGAACGCATCCTGTTCTACGCCGGCGAGAGCCATCACATCGGTGACGTGAGCCGCGGCACGGCCCGCATGGACTTCGAGCCGCAAGAGCAGACGCGCGGCATCACCATCAGCAGCGCGGCCATCACGGTCCACTGGAACGCAACGCAGATCAACCTGATCGATACGCCCGGCCACATCGACTTCAACATCGAAGTGAACCGTTCGCTGCGTGTGCTCGACGGTGCGGTCGTCGTGTTCGACGGCGTCTCTGGTGTGGAGCCACAGACCGAAACGAACTGGCGCCTCGCGGACAAGTACCGCGTGCCGCGCATCGCTTTCGTCAACAAGCTTGACCGGCTCGGCGCGGACTTCCTGCGCGTGGTCGCGATGATGGAAGAGCGCTTGGGCGTGACGGCGGTTGCCGTGCAGTTGCCCATCGGCTCCGAAGGCGACTTCCGCGGTGTGATCGACCTGATCGGCATGCGCGCGCTTGTCTGGGACAAGGACGATGCCAGCCAGCCGTATCGCGTGACGGACGTACCGGCCGATGCATTGGCGCTGGCGTTGCACCATCGTGCACGGCTCGTGGAGCTTGCGGTCGAACAGGACGAAGCATCGATGAACGCCTACCTGAATGGCGAAGAACCGACGCCCGAAGCGCTGTGCGCGTGCATCCGCAAGGGTGTACTGGCCGGTGCCTTCGTGCCCGTGCTCGCCGGTTCGGCATTCCGCAATCGCGGCGTGGAGCCTTTGCTCGATGCCGTGGTGGACTGGCTGCCCAAGCCCGGCGAAGTGGAGATGGCATGCGACCCGGCGGCGCCGTTCGCGGCCCTCGCGTTCAAGGTCGTGACCGATGACCACGGCGCGATGGTGTTCGTGCGGGTCTACAGCGGTCGGCTGCGGCGCGGCGACACGATGCTCAATGCGAGCACTGGGCGCAGCGAACGTGCGGCGCGGCTGTACGAGGTGAATGCGGACGACCGCATCGAACGCGACGAGCTCGTGGCCGGCGATATCGCGGCCATCGTCGGGTTGAAGGACACGCTGACCGGTCACACGCTGTGCGACCGGAATCATCCGGTGCATCTGGAGGAGATCAGCGTGCCCGAGCCCGTGATCCATGTCGCGATCGAGCCGAAGGCGCGGGCCGATCAGCAGGGGCTGTCGAAAGCGCTGCAGGCGATGTTGCGGGAGGACCCGAGCCTTCAGCTTCGGCAAGATGCCGAGTCGGGGCAGACGATCCTCTCGGGCATGGGCGAGCTGCAGCTCGACGTGTCCATCGAGAAGCTGCGTGCGAAGTACGGCGTCGAAGTATCGGTGGGGCGACCCCAGGTTGCCTACCGGGAAACGATCTCACAGGAAGTGGAGGTGAACCATATTCACAAGAAGCAGACCGGAGGGCCCGGTCAGTTCGCGGAACTGAAGCTTCGTCTCGCGCCAATGGCGCGCGGTGAAGGCATCGCGTTCGAAAGCAAGGTGGTAGGTGGCGCTATTCCGCGCGAGTTCATTCCCGCGGTGGAAGCTGGCATCCGTCGTGCCGCGCAATCGGGCGTGGCCGCCGGCTATCCATGCGTGGACTTCGTGGCCACGCTGGTAGACGGCAGCCACCACGAGCGTGACTCGTCAGCCATGGCTTTCGAATTGGCGGCTGCAGCAGCATTCCGCGAGGCGGCTGCGAAGGCGGGGCCGCAAGTACTTGAACCGGTGATGGCCGTGGAAGTCATCACGCCGGCCGATCATTTGGGTGATTGCATCGGTGATCTGAATCGGCGCCGCGGCATCGTCCGAGGTCAGACGATGCGCGGCAACGCCGCCGTCGTCGAGGCGCATGTGCCGCTGAAGGAAATGTTCGGCTACATCGGCAGTCTGCGCGCGTTGTCTTCGGGCCGCGCGCAGTACTCGATGCAGTTCGATCACTACGAAGTGGCGCCTGCGGATGAGATGGCCCGGCTCGCCCAGAGCTGA
- the kdpE gene encoding two-component system response regulator KdpE, which translates to MPSPTAIVIEDEPQIRRFVRGALEAEGWLVHEAGTLRDGLAAAGTRQPDLLVLDLGLPDGDGVSLIRDVRGWSAVPIIVLSARTDEADKIAALDAGADDYLTKPFGTGELLARVRANLRRPRAAGGGNDEPAEAVFRFGEIELDRAARIVRRAGAEVHLTPTEYRLLSVLVANAGRVLTQRQLLREVWGPSHTDQSHYLRIYMGHLRQKLEADPAQPRHLLTETAVGYRLVV; encoded by the coding sequence ATGCCATCCCCCACCGCCATCGTGATCGAGGACGAGCCGCAGATCCGCCGCTTCGTGCGCGGCGCGCTCGAAGCCGAGGGCTGGCTGGTGCACGAGGCCGGCACGCTGCGCGACGGCCTTGCCGCGGCCGGCACGCGGCAGCCCGACCTGCTGGTGCTCGACCTGGGGCTGCCCGATGGCGATGGCGTCTCATTGATCCGCGATGTGCGCGGCTGGTCCGCGGTGCCGATCATCGTGCTGTCGGCACGCACCGACGAGGCCGACAAGATTGCAGCACTCGATGCCGGCGCCGACGACTACCTCACCAAGCCCTTCGGCACCGGCGAGCTGCTGGCCCGCGTGCGCGCCAACCTTCGCCGCCCGCGCGCCGCCGGTGGCGGCAACGATGAGCCTGCCGAAGCCGTCTTCCGATTCGGCGAGATCGAACTGGACCGCGCCGCACGCATCGTGCGCCGCGCCGGCGCCGAGGTGCACCTGACGCCGACCGAATACCGCCTGCTCTCCGTGCTGGTCGCGAATGCGGGCCGCGTGCTTACGCAGCGCCAGTTGCTGCGCGAGGTGTGGGGGCCGTCGCATACGGACCAGAGCCACTACCTGCGCATCTACATGGGGCACCTGCGGCAGAAGCTGGAAGCCGATCCGGCGCAGCCTCGGCATCTGTTGACGGAGACGGCGGTGGGGTATCGGTTGGTGGTCTAG